Proteins encoded within one genomic window of Pithys albifrons albifrons isolate INPA30051 chromosome 9, PitAlb_v1, whole genome shotgun sequence:
- the LOC139675976 gene encoding WASH complex subunit 2A-like isoform X1 has translation MNGDATEPAPVWERPWSLEEIRKGSQSWSLASDAGLLHFLQEFSQQTISRTHEIKKQVDGLISETKATDCRLHNVFNDFLMLSNTQFIENRVYDEEVEEPIPKADVGDKTEQEKTREQKEADLIPKIQEAVNYGLQVLDSAFEQLDIKAGNSDSEEEESNERVELILEPKDLYIDRPLPYLIGSQQFMEQDDVGLGDLSSEEGSVDSDRGSVIDSEEKDEEESDDEFGNHSEDDQKMRTAQMSDEDDYDGCDLFDSEKEEDEDAGLEESTKPKKKRPTSFADELAARIKGEVAVRQDEEHSSLSSETKTRKTPKEKKDVRVPSDDEDDDIFKPPKLTDEDFTPFGSRGGLFSGGTGLFDDEESDLFAEAPKGEESKEREERVTISEAPSTKSLKKVPAGAVSLFPGGSDVFSSNVVGEKGKKSAAQSTEKTPKQPGKVVLFEDDDDDDFFVEATKKRPDPVKSTSDLFDDDEEGDLFKEKSAIPSVAAGSTKETESHRETVMEKKSQPSSGEDFKPLSATAPRKQRGLFSDEEDSEDLFSSSKTVKSKATSLPTTKSMAKAPLSLFDDDEEDLFGVGPAKKQQEKPPEEKVKQSGPLKKASSLLFSSDEEEHWNVTKPAKLPSEDNQKEDPAKPPITVSQAKDVKKTSLFEEEDEEDLFAITKESQRKPQKVSLLFEDDAINGEPFFSSQSMLLPSAAKTAVEKVKPAQASPTFNEEEKEDLPDRASEANQMKNTLWCLEEPGAAPGPRGTDVASQQTKEEVEPFAAISSEPAGSSDLFATSPPALEKDVKSQAKKVLSLFEEEEEERLDADDGVKNAQKEIGVASEKSARPKSTGVFQDEELLFSHKLQKDNDPDVDLFASPKKSMSANRILNLSSGGGLFGDDDEDDLFSTAKTPKIAEKKTLQTSVSPSLESSNLLENALSAKQDETLKAATTEKSTGPVPIKTKEPSSRIGKLQANLAINPAALLPGAMPKVSTVKSPLPVLDVPLHEPKDAQNSEVFSAAGNKEEPGVSFDQPVQADTLHSANKTRIRVTGKRRPPSRMARRLAAQESGVREEVDSTKESQFSLPKQTSTAVNIKEPLAAEAESKENGFLSGLSLPAHSSVLSAGTNKLLPSESTENGDDLFESEDLFASSSTSRPATQSKLKEGMPDSVTKKTIKGGEKKPDLSILGDQDSNDLFQSVQQKSATKSSPIPFSEEEEDSLFTYQKTGKKELKSAVLEAVNPTAQDIFEDDIFATEAIKPINKVKEKMPETNLFDDNIDIFADLTVKPKEKKTKKKVEQKSIFDDDMDDIFSTSQVKITTPKTRPYQPTSEAKSESKILSTFDDPLNAFGGQ, from the exons ATGAACGGGGACGCGACGGAGCCGGCGCCCGTGTGGGAGCGACCCTGGTCGCTGGAGGAGATCCGTaagggcagccagagctggtCCTTGGCCTCGGATGCCGGG CTTCTGCATTTTCTACAAGAGTTCTCGCAACAAACCATTTCCAGGACTCATGAAATCAAAAAACAAGTGGATGGATTGATTAGTGAAACAAAAGCTACGGACTGTCGCCTTCATAATGTCTTCAATGACTTTCTTATGTTGTCCAATACACAATTCATAGAGAAT AGAGTATACGATGAAGAAGTGGAAGAGCCTATTCCCAAAGCTGACGTTGGAGACAAAACAGAGCAG GAAAAGACACGGGAACAGAAAGAAGCTGATCTGATCCCCAAAATTCAAGAAGCAGTAAATTATGGGTTGCAAGTTTTGGACAGTGCATTTGAACAGCTAGACATCAAAGCAGGCAATTCTGACTCCGAAGAAGAAGAAAGTAATGAAAGGGTGGAACTGATACTTGAGCCAAAG GATCTCTATATTGACAGGCCTTTACCTTACTTGATTGGGTCTCAGCAGTTTATGGAACAGGATGATGTTGGCCTTGGAGATCTCTCTAGTGAAG AAGGATCAGTAGACAGCGATCGTGGGAGTGTCATTGACAGTGAAGAGAAGGATGAAGAG GAATCAGATGATGAATTTGGAAACCATAGTGAAGATGACCAAAAGATG agGACAGCACAGATGAGTGATGAAGATGATTATGATGGCTGTGATCTCTTTGACTctgaaaaagaggaagatgaggatGCAGGCTTAGAGGAAAGCACAAAGCCT AAAAAGAAGAGGCCAACATCATTTGCAGATGAGCTGGCAGCTCGAATCAAAGGAGAAGTAGCGGTCAGACAGGATGAAGAGCATTCAT CCCTGTCATCAGAGACCAAAACACggaaaaccccaaaagagaaGAAGGACGTTAGAGTTCCATCAGATG ATGAAGATGATGACATCTTCAAGCCTCCTAAGTTGACTGATGAAGACTTCACACCATTTGGTTCAAGAGGTGGTCTCTTCAGTGGTGGAACAGGTCTCTTTGATGATGAAGAG AGTGATCTTTTTGCTGAAGCACCAAAAGGAGAAGAatcaaaagagagagaggagcgAGTCACAATAAGTGAAG CACCCTCTACAAAGTCCTTAAAGAAAGTTCCTGCAGGTGCAGTATCTCTGTTTCCAG GAGGAAGTGATGTGTTTAGTTCCAATGTAGTTGGGGAAAAAGGCAAGaaatctgcagcacagagcacagagaaaacTCCTAAACAGCCTGGGAAAGTTGTCCTAtttgaggatgatgatgatgatgacttcTTTGTGGAAGCAACTAAAAAGCGTCCAGATCCAG TCAAGTCCACATCTGACCTAtttgatgatgatgaagaaggTGATTTATTCAAGGAAAAATCTGCCATTCCTTCTGTGGCTGCTGGCTCAactaaagaaacagaaagccATAGGGAGACAGTAATGGAAAAAAAG AGTCAACCATCTTCAGGTGAGGACTTCAAGCCTTTATCTGCAACAGCTCCAAGAAAACAGAGGGGTCTTTTCTCTGATGAGGAGGATTCTGAA GACTTGTTTTCATCAAGTAAAACTGTGAAGTCCAAAGCTACATCTCTCCCCACCACCAAATCCATGGCAAAAGCTCCACTATCTTTGtttgatgatgatgaagag gatcTCTTTGGTGTGGGACCTGCgaagaagcagcaggaaaagcctcCAGAAGAGAAAGTCAAACAGTCAGGGCCTCTCAAGAAAGCCTCCAGCTTATTATTCAGCAGTGATGAGGAG GAACACTGGAATGTCACCAAGCCAGCTAAACTTCCTTCTGAAGATAACCAAAAAGAAGACCCTGCAAAACCACCTATCACTGTCAGTCAAGCTAAAGATGTGAAGAAGACAAGCCTTTTtgaggaagaggatgaggaggatTTATTTGCAATCACTAAAGAGAG CCAAAGAAAGCCACAGAAGGTATCATTGCTATTTGAAGATGATGCTATTAATGGAGAACCATTCTTCAGCTCCCAATCAATGCTACTTCCTTCAGCTGCTAAGACTGCAGTG GAGAAAGTAAAACCAGCACAGGCATCACCTACCTTtaatgaagaagagaaggaagaccTGCCAGATAGAGCATCTGAGGCTAACCAGATGAAAAATACATTGTGGTGCTTAGAAGagcctggagcagcccctgggcctAGAGGAACAGATGTTGCAAGCCAGCAAACAAAGGAAGAA gtgGAGCCTTTTGCAGCAATATCCTCAGAGCCAGCTGGCAGTTCAGATCTGTTTGCAACATCCCCACCAGCTCTGGAGAAGGATGTTAAGAGCCAAGCTAAGAAAGTGTTAAGCTTGtttgaggaggaggaagaggagaggctgGATGCTGATGATGGTgttaaaaatgcacagaaagaaaTTGGTGTG GCTTCTGAGAAAAGTGCTCGGCCCAAAAGCACTGGGGTGTTTCAAGATGAAGAGCTCCTCTTCAGTCACAAACTTCAGAAGGACAATGATCCAGATGTTGATCTCTTTGCCAGTCCCAAGAAGTCAATG TCTGCAAACCGTATCCTGAATCTATCATCTGGAGGAGGGCTTTTTGGAGATGATGATGAGGATGATCTCTTCAGTACTGCTAAAACTCCG AAAATAGCCGAGAAGAAAACTCTTCAGACCAGTGTAAGCCCTTCCTTAGAGAGCAGTAACCTTCTAGAAAATGCTTTAAGTGCCAAGCAAGATGAGACTCTGAAGGCAGCAACTACAGAG AAATCTACAGGTCCTGTTCCCATTAAAACCAAAGAGCCCTCATCTCGGATTGGAAAGCTACAA gCTAACTTAGCTATTAATCCTGCAGCCTTACTACCTGGTGCAATGCCTAAGGTCTCCACTGTAAAGTCCCCCTTACCAGTGCTGGACGTTCCGTTACACGAGCCCAAGGATGCACAGAACAGTGAAGTcttctctgctgcaggaaacaAGGAAGAACCAGGTGTAAGCTTTGATCAGCCTGTGCAAGCGGATACCTTGCACAGCGCCAATAAG ACCAGGATCAGGGTTACAGGAAAACGAAGACCTCCTAGCAGAATGGCCCGCCGTCTGGCTGCCCAAGAGTCTGGAGTGAGAGAGGAGGTGGACAGTACTAAAGAATCACAATTCTCTCTACCAAAACAGACATCAACAGCAGTGAACATAAAGGAGCCTCTTGCTGCTGAAGCAGAGTCCAAGGAAAATGGCTTTCTCTCTGGCTTGTCACTACCAGCTCACAGCAGTGTTTTGTCTGCTGGGACAAACAAACTCCTGCCTTCAGAATCCACAGAAAATGGGGATGATCTCTTTGAATCAGAAGACCTTTTTGCAAGCAGCTCAACATCCAGACCAGCTACACAATCAAAGTTAAAGGAGGGAATGCCAGATAGTGTCACTAAAAAAACCATCAAGGGTGGGGAGAAAAAGCCTGATCTGTCTATTCTGGGTGATCAGGACAGCAATGATCTCTTCCAGTCTGTACAACAAAAATCTGCAACAAAAAGCAGCCCTATACCTTTTTCGGAGGAAGAGGAAGACTCTCTCTTCACTTaccagaaaactggaaaaaaagagttgaaaTCTGCTGTACTCGAAGCTGTTAATCCTACTGCCCAAGATATTTTTGAG GATGATATATTTGCTACTGAGGCAATTAAACCAATAAACAAAGTGAAAGAGAAGATGCCAGAGACTAACTTGTTTGATGATAACATTGATATTTTTGCGGATCTCACtgtaaaaccaaaagaaaagaagaccAAGAAAAAGGTTGAACAAAAATCCATATTTGATGATGATATGG aTGATATCTTCTCTACCAGCCAAGTCAAGATAACCACTCCCAAGACCAGACCTTACCAACCAACCTCAGAAGCAAAATCTGAAAGCAAGATCCTCAGCACATTTGATGACCCATTGAATGCCTTTGGAGGCCAGTAG
- the LOC139675976 gene encoding WASH complex subunit 2A-like isoform X4, whose amino-acid sequence MNGDATEPAPVWERPWSLEEIRKGSQSWSLASDAGLLHFLQEFSQQTISRTHEIKKQVDGLISETKATDCRLHNVFNDFLMLSNTQFIENRVYDEEVEEPIPKADVGDKTEQEKTREQKEADLIPKIQEAVNYGLQVLDSAFEQLDIKAGNSDSEEEESNERVELILEPKDLYIDRPLPYLIGSQQFMEQDDVGLGDLSSEEGSVDSDRGSVIDSEEKDEEESDDEFGNHSEDDQKMRTAQMSDEDDYDGCDLFDSEKEEDEDAGLEESTKPKKKRPTSFADELAARIKGEVAVRQDEEHSSLSSETKTRKTPKEKKDVRVPSDDEDDDIFKPPKLTDEDFTPFGSRGGLFSGGTGLFDDEESDLFAEAPKGEESKEREERVTISEAPSTKSLKKVPAGAVSLFPGGSDVFSSNVVGEKGKKSAAQSTEKTPKQPGKVVLFEDDDDDDFFVEATKKRPDPVKSTSDLFDDDEEGDLFKEKSAIPSVAAGSTKETESHRETVMEKKSQPSSGEDFKPLSATAPRKQRGLFSDEEDSEDLFSSSKTVKSKATSLPTTKSMAKAPLSLFDDDEEDLFGVGPAKKQQEKPPEEKVKQSGPLKKASSLLFSSDEEEHWNVTKPAKLPSEDNQKEDPAKPPITVSQAKDVKKTSLFEEEDEEDLFAITKESQRKPQKVSLLFEDDAINGEPFFSSQSMLLPSAAKTAVEKVKPAQASPTFNEEEKEDLPDRASEANQMKNTLWCLEEPGAAPGPRGTDVASQQTKEEVEPFAAISSEPAGSSDLFATSPPALEKDVKSQAKKVLSLFEEEEEERLDADDGVKNAQKEIGVASEKSARPKSTGVFQDEELLFSHKLQKDNDPDVDLFASPKKSMSANRILNLSSGGGLFGDDDEDDLFSTAKTPKIAEKKTLQTSVSPSLESSNLLENALSAKQDETLKAATTEANLAINPAALLPGAMPKVSTVKSPLPVLDVPLHEPKDAQNSEVFSAAGNKEEPGVSFDQPVQADTLHSANKTRIRVTGKRRPPSRMARRLAAQESGVREEVDSTKESQFSLPKQTSTAVNIKEPLAAEAESKENGFLSGLSLPAHSSVLSAGTNKLLPSESTENGDDLFESEDLFASSSTSRPATQSKLKEGMPDSVTKKTIKGGEKKPDLSILGDQDSNDLFQSVQQKSATKSSPIPFSEEEEDSLFTYQKTGKKELKSAVLEAVNPTAQDIFEDDIFATEAIKPINKVKEKMPETNLFDDNIDIFADLTVKPKEKKTKKKVEQKSIFDDDMDDIFSTSQVKITTPKTRPYQPTSEAKSESKILSTFDDPLNAFGGQ is encoded by the exons ATGAACGGGGACGCGACGGAGCCGGCGCCCGTGTGGGAGCGACCCTGGTCGCTGGAGGAGATCCGTaagggcagccagagctggtCCTTGGCCTCGGATGCCGGG CTTCTGCATTTTCTACAAGAGTTCTCGCAACAAACCATTTCCAGGACTCATGAAATCAAAAAACAAGTGGATGGATTGATTAGTGAAACAAAAGCTACGGACTGTCGCCTTCATAATGTCTTCAATGACTTTCTTATGTTGTCCAATACACAATTCATAGAGAAT AGAGTATACGATGAAGAAGTGGAAGAGCCTATTCCCAAAGCTGACGTTGGAGACAAAACAGAGCAG GAAAAGACACGGGAACAGAAAGAAGCTGATCTGATCCCCAAAATTCAAGAAGCAGTAAATTATGGGTTGCAAGTTTTGGACAGTGCATTTGAACAGCTAGACATCAAAGCAGGCAATTCTGACTCCGAAGAAGAAGAAAGTAATGAAAGGGTGGAACTGATACTTGAGCCAAAG GATCTCTATATTGACAGGCCTTTACCTTACTTGATTGGGTCTCAGCAGTTTATGGAACAGGATGATGTTGGCCTTGGAGATCTCTCTAGTGAAG AAGGATCAGTAGACAGCGATCGTGGGAGTGTCATTGACAGTGAAGAGAAGGATGAAGAG GAATCAGATGATGAATTTGGAAACCATAGTGAAGATGACCAAAAGATG agGACAGCACAGATGAGTGATGAAGATGATTATGATGGCTGTGATCTCTTTGACTctgaaaaagaggaagatgaggatGCAGGCTTAGAGGAAAGCACAAAGCCT AAAAAGAAGAGGCCAACATCATTTGCAGATGAGCTGGCAGCTCGAATCAAAGGAGAAGTAGCGGTCAGACAGGATGAAGAGCATTCAT CCCTGTCATCAGAGACCAAAACACggaaaaccccaaaagagaaGAAGGACGTTAGAGTTCCATCAGATG ATGAAGATGATGACATCTTCAAGCCTCCTAAGTTGACTGATGAAGACTTCACACCATTTGGTTCAAGAGGTGGTCTCTTCAGTGGTGGAACAGGTCTCTTTGATGATGAAGAG AGTGATCTTTTTGCTGAAGCACCAAAAGGAGAAGAatcaaaagagagagaggagcgAGTCACAATAAGTGAAG CACCCTCTACAAAGTCCTTAAAGAAAGTTCCTGCAGGTGCAGTATCTCTGTTTCCAG GAGGAAGTGATGTGTTTAGTTCCAATGTAGTTGGGGAAAAAGGCAAGaaatctgcagcacagagcacagagaaaacTCCTAAACAGCCTGGGAAAGTTGTCCTAtttgaggatgatgatgatgatgacttcTTTGTGGAAGCAACTAAAAAGCGTCCAGATCCAG TCAAGTCCACATCTGACCTAtttgatgatgatgaagaaggTGATTTATTCAAGGAAAAATCTGCCATTCCTTCTGTGGCTGCTGGCTCAactaaagaaacagaaagccATAGGGAGACAGTAATGGAAAAAAAG AGTCAACCATCTTCAGGTGAGGACTTCAAGCCTTTATCTGCAACAGCTCCAAGAAAACAGAGGGGTCTTTTCTCTGATGAGGAGGATTCTGAA GACTTGTTTTCATCAAGTAAAACTGTGAAGTCCAAAGCTACATCTCTCCCCACCACCAAATCCATGGCAAAAGCTCCACTATCTTTGtttgatgatgatgaagag gatcTCTTTGGTGTGGGACCTGCgaagaagcagcaggaaaagcctcCAGAAGAGAAAGTCAAACAGTCAGGGCCTCTCAAGAAAGCCTCCAGCTTATTATTCAGCAGTGATGAGGAG GAACACTGGAATGTCACCAAGCCAGCTAAACTTCCTTCTGAAGATAACCAAAAAGAAGACCCTGCAAAACCACCTATCACTGTCAGTCAAGCTAAAGATGTGAAGAAGACAAGCCTTTTtgaggaagaggatgaggaggatTTATTTGCAATCACTAAAGAGAG CCAAAGAAAGCCACAGAAGGTATCATTGCTATTTGAAGATGATGCTATTAATGGAGAACCATTCTTCAGCTCCCAATCAATGCTACTTCCTTCAGCTGCTAAGACTGCAGTG GAGAAAGTAAAACCAGCACAGGCATCACCTACCTTtaatgaagaagagaaggaagaccTGCCAGATAGAGCATCTGAGGCTAACCAGATGAAAAATACATTGTGGTGCTTAGAAGagcctggagcagcccctgggcctAGAGGAACAGATGTTGCAAGCCAGCAAACAAAGGAAGAA gtgGAGCCTTTTGCAGCAATATCCTCAGAGCCAGCTGGCAGTTCAGATCTGTTTGCAACATCCCCACCAGCTCTGGAGAAGGATGTTAAGAGCCAAGCTAAGAAAGTGTTAAGCTTGtttgaggaggaggaagaggagaggctgGATGCTGATGATGGTgttaaaaatgcacagaaagaaaTTGGTGTG GCTTCTGAGAAAAGTGCTCGGCCCAAAAGCACTGGGGTGTTTCAAGATGAAGAGCTCCTCTTCAGTCACAAACTTCAGAAGGACAATGATCCAGATGTTGATCTCTTTGCCAGTCCCAAGAAGTCAATG TCTGCAAACCGTATCCTGAATCTATCATCTGGAGGAGGGCTTTTTGGAGATGATGATGAGGATGATCTCTTCAGTACTGCTAAAACTCCG AAAATAGCCGAGAAGAAAACTCTTCAGACCAGTGTAAGCCCTTCCTTAGAGAGCAGTAACCTTCTAGAAAATGCTTTAAGTGCCAAGCAAGATGAGACTCTGAAGGCAGCAACTACAGAG gCTAACTTAGCTATTAATCCTGCAGCCTTACTACCTGGTGCAATGCCTAAGGTCTCCACTGTAAAGTCCCCCTTACCAGTGCTGGACGTTCCGTTACACGAGCCCAAGGATGCACAGAACAGTGAAGTcttctctgctgcaggaaacaAGGAAGAACCAGGTGTAAGCTTTGATCAGCCTGTGCAAGCGGATACCTTGCACAGCGCCAATAAG ACCAGGATCAGGGTTACAGGAAAACGAAGACCTCCTAGCAGAATGGCCCGCCGTCTGGCTGCCCAAGAGTCTGGAGTGAGAGAGGAGGTGGACAGTACTAAAGAATCACAATTCTCTCTACCAAAACAGACATCAACAGCAGTGAACATAAAGGAGCCTCTTGCTGCTGAAGCAGAGTCCAAGGAAAATGGCTTTCTCTCTGGCTTGTCACTACCAGCTCACAGCAGTGTTTTGTCTGCTGGGACAAACAAACTCCTGCCTTCAGAATCCACAGAAAATGGGGATGATCTCTTTGAATCAGAAGACCTTTTTGCAAGCAGCTCAACATCCAGACCAGCTACACAATCAAAGTTAAAGGAGGGAATGCCAGATAGTGTCACTAAAAAAACCATCAAGGGTGGGGAGAAAAAGCCTGATCTGTCTATTCTGGGTGATCAGGACAGCAATGATCTCTTCCAGTCTGTACAACAAAAATCTGCAACAAAAAGCAGCCCTATACCTTTTTCGGAGGAAGAGGAAGACTCTCTCTTCACTTaccagaaaactggaaaaaaagagttgaaaTCTGCTGTACTCGAAGCTGTTAATCCTACTGCCCAAGATATTTTTGAG GATGATATATTTGCTACTGAGGCAATTAAACCAATAAACAAAGTGAAAGAGAAGATGCCAGAGACTAACTTGTTTGATGATAACATTGATATTTTTGCGGATCTCACtgtaaaaccaaaagaaaagaagaccAAGAAAAAGGTTGAACAAAAATCCATATTTGATGATGATATGG aTGATATCTTCTCTACCAGCCAAGTCAAGATAACCACTCCCAAGACCAGACCTTACCAACCAACCTCAGAAGCAAAATCTGAAAGCAAGATCCTCAGCACATTTGATGACCCATTGAATGCCTTTGGAGGCCAGTAG